A region from the Lolium perenne isolate Kyuss_39 chromosome 4, Kyuss_2.0, whole genome shotgun sequence genome encodes:
- the LOC127294305 gene encoding uncharacterized protein, whose protein sequence is MEGSSSTARASAATLVKNTGVAEADVVPGGWSRRGAAASGGGLVLTVADEQEHGLGGEIVPDLNVQPMAEDPLLGETSSVRKRKFEEFDDSEDSGHSYISSEVESGDAVSYNSDASSDNEVSKYNVLSYEKKVEEKIWAEGISAYMKPDGRYYCKFHPSKQVPRDGMREGLVSHVKEVHPKDLRDKANHAALRKVLEYYGQD, encoded by the exons ATGGAGGGTAGCAGCTCCACTGCGCGGGCGTCCGCCGCTACCTTGGTCAAGAACACCGGCGTGGCGGAGGCAGATGTGGTGCCGGGTGGATGGAGCCGTCGTGGTGCGGCCGCGTCGGGCGGAGGCTTGGTGCTGACGGTGGCGGATGAGCAGGAGCACGGACTCGGCGGCGAGATCGTGCCGGATCTGAATGTGCAGCCAATGGCGGAAGACCCTCTG CTTGGTGAGACCTCCTCTGTCCGCAAGAGGAAGTTTGAGGAGTTTGATGACTCGGAGGACTCTGGCCACTCCTACATTTCCAGCGAGGTCGAGTCCGGGGACGCCGTGTCG TACAACTCAGATGCTTCATCTGATAATGAAGTCAGCAAGTACAATGTGCTGTCATATGAGAAGAAggtggaggagaagatctgggctgAGGGAATCAGTGCTTACATGAAACctgatgggaggtactactgcaaGTTCCATCCCTCCAAGCAGGTTCCTAGGGATGGTATGCGTGAAGGACTTGTTAGCCATGTGAAGGAGGTGCACCCGAAGGATCTCCGCGACAAGGCGAACCATGCTGCCCTGAGGAAAGTACTGGAGTACTATGGTCAGGATTGA
- the LOC127294306 gene encoding B3 domain-containing protein Os11g0156000 isoform X2 — translation MTSAWFSTPHTITTYRKNLTRFPPSSMAMNHISQEHPNAWPWGVAMYANLHYQQYHYEKEHLFEKTLTPSDVGKLNRLVIPKQHAERCFPLGGDSGEKGLLLSFDDEAGKPWRFRYSYWTSSQSYVLTKGWSRYVKEKQLDAGDVVHFERVRGLGTGDRLFIGCRRRGDVGAPTAVAPPPAVRVVPASGQNTREQQQPWSPMCYSTSSSYPTSPANSHAYRRSAEHDHSDMHHAGESQWDADTRSCSAASAPTRRLRLFGVNLDCGPEPEADTEMAAPAMYGYVHQNPYATVSPVPSN, via the exons ATGACATCTGCATGGTTCTCTACACCACACACCATCACCACATACAGGAAGAACCTAACACGTTTTCCTCCCAGTAGTATGGCCATGAATCATATCTCCCAGGAGCACCCCAATGCATGGCCATGGGGGGTAGCCATGTACGCGAACCTGCACTACCAGCAGTACCACTACGAGAAGGAGCACCTGTTTGAGAAGACCCTGACGCCCAGCGATGTGGGCAAGCTCAACAGGCTGGTGATCCCCAAGCAACATGCCGAGAGGTGCTTCCCTCTTGGTGGCGACTCCGGTGAGAAGGGCCTGCTCCTGTCCTTCGACGACGAGGCTGGCAAGCCATGGCGGTTCCGGTACTCGTACTGGACGAGCAGCCAGAGCTACGTGCTCACCAAGGGCTGGAGCCGGTacgtcaaggagaagcagctggacgCCGGGGACGTTGTGCACTTCGAGAGGGTGCGCGGCCTCGGCACCGGCGACCGTCTGTTCATCGGCTGCAGGCGCCGCGGCGACGTTGGTGCACCAACGGCAGTGGCACCACCTCCCGCTGTGCGTGTCGTGCCTGCGTCTGGACAGAACACCAGGGAGCAGCAGCAGCCATGGAGTCCAATGTGCTACAGCACATCCAGCTCGTACCCTACAAGCCCAGCCAACTCCCATGCCTACCGTCGTTCAGCGGAGCATGATCACAGCGACATGCATCATGCCG GAGAATCCCAGTGGGACGCAGACACCAGGAGCTGTAGTGCAGCCTCGGCACCGACGAGGAGGCTCAGGCTGTTCGGCGTGAACCTCGACTGCGGGCCAGAGCCAGAGGCAGACACCGAGATGGCAGCACCAGCGATGTACGGCTACGTGCACCAGAATCCCTACGCCACCGTGTCTCCAGTGCCCAGCAACTG A
- the LOC127294306 gene encoding B3 domain-containing protein Os11g0156000 isoform X1, whose amino-acid sequence MTSAWFSTPHTITTYRKNLTRFPPSSMAMNHISQEHPNAWPWGVAMYANLHYQQYHYEKEHLFEKTLTPSDVGKLNRLVIPKQHAERCFPLGGDSGEKGLLLSFDDEAGKPWRFRYSYWTSSQSYVLTKGWSRYVKEKQLDAGDVVHFERVRGLGTGDRLFIGCRRRGDVGAPTAVAPPPAVRVVPASGQNTREQQQPWSPMCYSTSSSYPTSPANSHAYRRSAEHDHSDMHHAGESQWDADTRSCSAASAPTRRLRLFGVNLDCGPEPEADTEMAAPAMYGYVHQNPYATVSPVPSNWGSS is encoded by the exons ATGACATCTGCATGGTTCTCTACACCACACACCATCACCACATACAGGAAGAACCTAACACGTTTTCCTCCCAGTAGTATGGCCATGAATCATATCTCCCAGGAGCACCCCAATGCATGGCCATGGGGGGTAGCCATGTACGCGAACCTGCACTACCAGCAGTACCACTACGAGAAGGAGCACCTGTTTGAGAAGACCCTGACGCCCAGCGATGTGGGCAAGCTCAACAGGCTGGTGATCCCCAAGCAACATGCCGAGAGGTGCTTCCCTCTTGGTGGCGACTCCGGTGAGAAGGGCCTGCTCCTGTCCTTCGACGACGAGGCTGGCAAGCCATGGCGGTTCCGGTACTCGTACTGGACGAGCAGCCAGAGCTACGTGCTCACCAAGGGCTGGAGCCGGTacgtcaaggagaagcagctggacgCCGGGGACGTTGTGCACTTCGAGAGGGTGCGCGGCCTCGGCACCGGCGACCGTCTGTTCATCGGCTGCAGGCGCCGCGGCGACGTTGGTGCACCAACGGCAGTGGCACCACCTCCCGCTGTGCGTGTCGTGCCTGCGTCTGGACAGAACACCAGGGAGCAGCAGCAGCCATGGAGTCCAATGTGCTACAGCACATCCAGCTCGTACCCTACAAGCCCAGCCAACTCCCATGCCTACCGTCGTTCAGCGGAGCATGATCACAGCGACATGCATCATGCCG GAGAATCCCAGTGGGACGCAGACACCAGGAGCTGTAGTGCAGCCTCGGCACCGACGAGGAGGCTCAGGCTGTTCGGCGTGAACCTCGACTGCGGGCCAGAGCCAGAGGCAGACACCGAGATGGCAGCACCAGCGATGTACGGCTACGTGCACCAGAATCCCTACGCCACCGTGTCTCCAGTGCCCAGCAACTG GGGCAGTTCATGA